Genomic DNA from bacterium:
TGAAGTTCGGCCACATCCTCGCCCGTAAAGGAATGGGGGGAGGGAAACCAGAGCGAGAGGCCGGTATCCAGCCAAACCTTACTTGCAGGGTGACGCCAGTGGTGAAGAGCGGCCTTGCGCGGTTCCGGCATGGGGTGGCCGCTGATGGCGCGAAGAGCGGCGCCGGCCTCGGGGCCGGAAATGCGGATTACCGCCACGCCCGCCCGGCCGGGAGAGGTGGCCAGTGCCACAATGGTGCGCCTTGGTGCGTGATCGGTCATGCGCGGCTTCTAGCATGGATGCCGGGATGTGGGAATCGTCACATGGAAGAAGGACGAAGTCGGATGCCAGCAAATCATTCCATCACAACAACTTGTGTGCTAAGGAGGAATGAGAACCATCTTTAGTAGGTCGTTCTCTCGGCACCGCGAAACAACAGGAGCGCATGCATCATGGCACCCAAGCAGGCAAAATCTATTTTCCAGCAAGGCTTTACCCTGGTGGAGCTTTCCATGGTACTGGTGATTGTGGGGTTGTTGATCGGCGGGGTGCTGATGGGGGTGAATCTGCTGAACTCCGCCACCATTCGCGGCACCATCAGCGGGCTTGAGGACCTTAAGACGGCGACGACGACATTTGAGTCCATGTATCAGGGGCTGCCCGGAGACCTGACCAACGCAGACCAGATCTGGCCGAGTTGCGATGCCACACCCGCCAACTGTAACGGCGATGGAGACGGACGCGTCGATGTGGCAGAGCGGTTTCGCGCGTTGCAGCAACTCTCGGATGCGGGGATGACCAGCCAGCGCTTTACCGGAACGGGCACCAACCCGGTGAATATTGCCACGGAGGTGATTCGCGGGAAATTTGACGGCTCGGGTATGATGCTTGGGAATACGGCGGATGTAGCCAGCGCGTGCTGGGAGACAACCTGTGTGGTTCGAAACGTGGTGTTTCTGGGCGGCTCGGCGCAGTTTACCACTGCCCCCGTGATTCTGGCCGCCGATGCGCAGGTGATTGATGAAAAAATTGATGATGGCTTTCCGGGTACAGGCAAGGTGCAGGCTTCCGACAAAGCCAATACGAATTGCGTTACAGGCAATACGCCGCCTTCCGCTTATGCCATCACGGTTACCAATACGCGCGGCTGCGCCATTAATTTCAGCATCCAGTAACCATGCCCCTAACCTTCTCAGCGCCGCGCAGGCCGCCTGTTCCCCGATGGGCGAAAGGGGCGGCTATTGCGTTCGCGCTGCTTGGGGGGGGCGTGGGGCTGCTGGCGATGATGGTGGATTTTTCCGGCGCGGCCAAAACTGCCATTGCCAATGCAACCAAAGAAAATAGCGGATTTTCGATCAAGGCGGGCGGTAAGACGGTCAGCCATTTTTTCCCTCCCGGCGCTACCATGAAGGATGTCACGATTCAGGCCGGGGGGCTTAACCTCTCCGGCACGGACATGACGCTGGTGTTTTCCTGGGGGGCCTTGTTCGGCGATGCGGAGCCGTCCGAGATTATTTTCGAGCATGGCAGCGCGGTGCTGACCAGGACGGATAAAGCCCCCCCACCACCACCGGCCACCATTACCTTCAAGAGTGTGCGCCTGCCCGCGTTGGAACAGCAGGGCGAAGAAAAACCAACGCCCAGCAGCCTGGATTTGACGCTTCGCCCCGAGGTGCCAGGAGGAACGGCGTCTAAAAATTACATTACCGGAGGCTGGTCAGCCAATGGCGTGGCATGGCAGGTGAATGGGCAATTTGAGCGCTGGTTCGGCGTGGAGCCTGCGCCTTACAGCCTTACCTTCACCAGCAGCGGCACGCAGGTGGCATTCAAAGGCCAGGCGCAGGTGGATGACAAAGGCTGGGGATGGGAAGGCGAGGGTGACATTCAGAGCAAGGGAATCTGGACTTCGTTAAAAGGGGCGAGCCGGTTCTGGGCGCATAGGGGGATGGAGGCGCTGCCGCAGGCAGATATGAGCCTGAAGGGGCATTACACGATTCATGGCGGACACATGAAGCTGGAGGAGTGGCAATGGGCATCGGGCAATGATAAGGGCAGCCTGAACCTGGAACTCCAGCCCGAGGGGGCTGCTCTTGAGAATGGCGATATTCCCCAAAGCGGCACCATGCAGGCGCATTTTGAGCATTTGACGCTGGACGGCTGGGCGCCCTTGTTCAACCAGCCCAAAACATCGGGCATTGCGTTGATTATGCGAGCGCTTCAACAAGGCGCCAAAACCAAGATTTCTGATGCGGAGACGGCGGAATATTACAGCGGCACCCACAGCATGCTGCCTAATAATGTGCGGCTGAATGTGGAGATGGAAGTCGCCACGCTCTCGTTAAACGGTCAGAGCCTGCCGGGATTGAGTGCCCAGGGAGAGCTGGCGGATGCGGTGTTCACGCTTAACCAAGTGCAGGCGGGGTTGCCGGGGGATGGGCGTCTGACCTTCTCCGGCGTGTTGAAGCCGACGCAGGATGCCTGGCAGCTGAACGGGGCGGTGGATGTGAACAGCCAGTCTTTCCGCCAGGTGGCGGCATGGCTGGGAGAGAAGCTGGACGCTGTGCCCGAGGCGATGCTCGGGAGCTACAGCATGAAAGCCAATATCGCCATTGAGCCGGGGCAGGTGAGGCTGACGGAGATTGAGGGAACGCTCGATAAAAGCCAATATCGCGGCGCGTTCATTTTCCATTTGCCCGAGACGGAAACAGAGCGGCTGAAGCTGGAAGCCAGCTGGGTGGCGGACCATGTGAACCTGGATGAGTATCTGCCGCCTGAAGATTGGTCAGGCATAGGCGCCGATGATGTGGCGGCGGGTGGGCCCATGCCCGCCTGGCTGAAAGCCATTGCCTCCGACATGGCCATGCAGTGCCGCATCGGCGAGCTTACCTGGCGCGGTATTGCCTGGGGCGACAGTCAGGCGCGCTTCACGATGATGCCGGGCGCATTGGATGTATCGCTCTTTCGCACCAATCCCGGCGGCAGCCCGGTTCAGGGAAAATTCACCCTCACAGCGCAAGCCATACGGCCGAAGCTGGACCTGACGCTGAAAGCGGATGGGCCGCTGGATGCAAGGCAGGTGCAAACGCTGGTTGCCGGCAAGCCCAGGGAAGAGGCCGAAGACGAGACGCCGCCTGTGGATGAGGCGAGCTGGAGCGAATCGACCATCGACACCAGCTGGCTTAGCGTGCTGGAAGGGAACCTGGACCTGTTCATGAGCCGGTTCAATGTGCGGCATCTGGGCGCCATTGATAATCTGCGTATGAAAGGCAGCATCGCCAACCGCGTGTTGACGGTAGAGGCGGCGCAGGCCGATATGCTCGGTGGAAAAGTGGCCGTGAAGGGGCAATTAGCCGGGGGAAGTCTGCCCTCGCTTTCCGCCAGTTTTCAGACTCTTGGCATTCGAGTGGTGGACCTGTTGAAACTGAAGCTGAACACGGTGCATGTGGACGGCGCCCTTAGCATGCAGGGCAATGTGCGCACGCAGGGCATCAGCCCGGCTTCCTGGGTGGCGGGCTTGACCTCCAACATCCGCTTTGCGGTTGAAAATCTGCGCATCGACGGGTTCGACCTGGATGCCATCGGCCGGCGCGTGCTGGTGACGCGCAGCGCCATTGACGTAAGCAATCTGGCACGTCTGGCACTGGAGGATGGCAGTTCCTCCATCCGGCGGCTGGATGGCAACATGGCCGTACAACAAGGGATTGCGGAGTTCGTGGTGGTGAACCTGAGCACCGATGCAATCGGTGGCAGTTTGCAGGGGAAAACCGATCTGCCGCGCATGCTGACCAATATCCGTTTCACCTTTACCCCGCAGACCACGCGGGACGATCCGCCGCCCGCCATTCATTTCGACGTGAAGGGGCCCTTGCTCTCGCCGGAGAAGCAACTGGAGACGTCCGACCTGGAAGCCTATATCGCGCGGCAGTCGGTCAAATCGGTTGAGTGATTACTTCCGTTTGCGCGGAATGGACTGAATGGTTTCCACCGGCGTGGTGAGGGCAGAGATGATGCCGTGGAAGGTGCGTACCTCCTGGTCTGACCATTGGCCGCGCATCAGCTGGGCATGGATGTTTCGGATCATGGTGGGCTTCAGGTTGGCCTCGCGGAAGAAGCCATGTTGTTCCAGCGCTTCATCCAGGCGGGAGAGAAGATTGCCCATGGCTTCCTTGCCCGCTGGGATGTGAGTCTCGAACCCGTGTTTGGGCATGGGCAGTGAGGCGACGCTGACGCGCCATTCATACAGCACCAATGCGACGGCCTGCGCCAGATTCAGCGAGGGATGCTCAGGAGAGGTGGGAATGGTGAGAAGGCGGTCGGCCAGATCGAGATCCTTGCCCTCAAGCCCTGTTCGCTCGGGGCCGAAGAGGATGCCGATGCGGTTTCCCGCCAGCGCCAGCGGGCTAATGGTCTGCAAGGTTTCCCGTGCGTCGGCCACAGGTTTCAATTGCGCGTGTTCACGGCCCGTGCAGGCAATCACCATGTTGCAATCGGCCAGGGCTTCGGCCAGTGTTGGCACAATGCGCGCCTCATCCAGAACGATTTCGGCGTTGCGGGCCATCTCGTAGGCTTTTTCATTCGGCCAGCCGTCGCGCGGGGCGACGATGACGAGTTCCTTCATGCCGAAATTGCGCATGGCGCGGGCGGCGGCACCGATATTCTCGCCCATTTGCGGTCGGACGAGAATGACGACAGGAGCGGTCATTACGCGGCTAAGGAAAGATGCTGGCGTGCAGCCATGGCGATGGCGGCTGCCGCGCGCTCGACATTCTGCTGATACGGCAGCAAGTAGAGATAGGGCTCAATCAGCTCCACTTCCATCAGCAGCAGGCGGCCGTTGCGCTGGATGCCGTCGATGCGCGCATAATGGTTTGCCGGAAGATCGGCGAGGATGCGTGTGGCATCTGCCAATAATTGCGCCGGGGGTTCCATGATGTGCTGATAGCGGCCGCCATGCACATGCTGCACGCGATAGTCGCTTTGCTTAGCGGTTTTCAGAACCGTGTGGCTCAGTTCGTTATTGAAGAAGAGAAAAGACCATTCGCCTTCTTCTTCGATTTCCGGTGCGAAAGGCTGGGCCATCATGGCATGGGTTTCCAGCTGGGTGATGAGCCAGCTGCGGTAATGGTTTTCATCGCCTTTGGAGACGCTTTGCGTTTCATGTGCGCCAGCGGAGATGGTCGGTTTGATAACCATGCGGTCGGAGCCGATTTCATTCCAGAGCATGTCCCACTGCACGGGCATCTGCCATTCCAGCCAGACGGTGGGGATGACCGCGTGGCCTTTGGTTTCGAGCTCTTTGAGGTAATGTTTGTCGGAATTCCAGCGAACCGTCTCGCAGGGGTTGATGAGGGTAAAGCCCAGGCGCTGCAGTTTTTCGAGCGTGGCGAGGTAACGCGGCAATTCCAGGTGGTAGCCGCCGGTGGCCTGAAGCACCACGGGGCAGGGCGGAAGTTTCTCGATATCCCAGAGGCTTTCCGCGCGCGCGGCAATGTCCTGACGGGCGAGGGCGGCGAACATGGCTTCCAGTTCGCGGCCGAGGCCGTCGTAATGCTCAATGGTGGCAAAAATGATGTCCATAGGGGCCCTCCGATGATTCGCTTTTAATACAGCGCCTTGGAAGGTCAATGGAAAGTTCCGTTCCGCTTGCGTTACTGCCCTAAAAATTCCTCGGCCTGTTTAACGCCGTCGCCGTCGCCGATATGCATCCAGATGCTATCATGCGCCAGGGCGTGAATACGGTGCATCCAGCCGGTTTTCTCGTCGGTGGTGAAAAAACGGTTCAGCGAAAAGACGGGGGTAGGTGTCTGGTCTCGGTAAGGCTTGAACAGCTCCAGGTTCAGCAATTGCACGCCGCCAAATACGTAGGGGGCGATTTCCTGAGGCTGGCGCAGGCGTACGGCGCCGCTCTGGTCCAGCACGAGGTCGCCCTTACCGGTATATCCCGTGGCCTTGCTGGTGGGGCAGGCCAGCAAGAGCGCGTCCATTGCTGTGGGATCAAAATGTTCCGCCAGTCGTTGCAGGGCGGGCGTGGCGCCGTCGATCCAGATGATGTCGCTGTTGATAACATAGATATGCCCATCGCCAAGCAGGGGAAGCGCCTTGACGATGCCGCCGCCGGTTTCCAGCGGGGCGTCTTCTTCGGAAATGCGGATGACGATGTCGGTGCGTTTGGCGAGGTGGGATTTGATGAGGTCGCCCATCCAGCTGACATTGACCACGGCCGTTTTTACACCGCCGGCCACCAGCCGGTCCAGCACGTGGTCGATGATGGGACGCCCGGCGACGGGCACCAGGGGTTTGGGGATATCGTCGCGGTGTGAGCGCATGCGCGTGCCGAGCCCTGCGGCGAAGACCATGGCGGTGGTGGGGATGGGAATGGCCAAGGATGGATCTTTCAAACGGGTGGAATGGCGCGCAGCTCGCCGGGAAGATTGGCATCCATCCAGGCTGCAACCGGGGCGCAGGCCGGATGGCGAAGATTATCCGCAATATGGCCCCAGACGCGCGGCAAAAGCGAGAGGTAATTGCGTTTGCCGTCGCGAAGCCAGAGGCGCGTGAAAATGCCGACGATCTTCAGGTTACGCTGAAGGCCGGCCAGGGCGTAGCTGGTTTCCAGTTTCTCACCGGGATGATGGAATGCCGAAAAGAAACGCGCCTTGATCGCCCGTTGGGTGGCGGGGCTCACGTCGCGCCGCGCGTCTTCCAGAAGGGAGACAAGATCGTATGTGATGGGCCCGAAGGTGGCGTCCTGAAAATCCAGCAGGCCGACGCGGGCGTTGGAGGTTCGCTCCGGCAGCCAGAGAAGGTTTTCTGCATGGTAGTCGCGCAGTACCAGTGTGTGCGGGACATCCAGAAGCTGATCAAACAAGGAAGGCCAGAGCGCGGAAAAACTTCCAGCCAGTTGGACCGATTTTTCCTTGCCGTAGGTGGCGGGGAGGAACCATTCGGCAAACAGCATCACCTCGCGCAGCAGCAGTGCGTGATCGTAATCCGGCACGCCGGGATTCTTCGTCTGCTGGCCGCTGAGTTCTACCAGCAGGTCACTCGCGGTTTCATAGAGTGGTTGCTCCTCGGCTTTGCCTGCCGCCAGGAGGCGGGCAAAGAGCGCATCGCCGAGATCCTCGAGGAGAAGGAAACCGTTTTCGATATCCGATGCCAGGATGTGCGGCGCGGAGAAACCGCCTTTCACCAGAATGGTGCCGACATTGACGAAGGGGCGCACATCCTCTTTCGGCGGCGGGGCGTCCATCAGGATATAGCTCTGCCCGCCATGGTTCAGGCGGTAATAATGACGAAAGGACGCATCGCCTGGAATGGCGGCGATGGCAGCTGCGGCATGGCCGCTGGCCTCGATAAAGGCCTCGCGCAGGCTTTGGCGGGTTTCGCTTTCGATGCTCAGTGCGACCATGGGAGTTCCTTCATGCGTGGGGCGTCGGCGGCATCGCAGGTCAGGGTGATGCGGCGCTGCAAGGGTGTAGCGGGTGGGATGGAAAGCGCAAGATGAAGGTGGCGTTCCGGCAGCCAATGCTCGGCGATTTCCGGCCATTCGATGAGGCAGATGGCTTTATCCAGCGCGGCATCCAGCCCGAGCTCTTCCAGTTCGGAGGGGTGTTTCAGGCGGTGAAGGTCGGCATGGTAGATGTCGCCTTCGGCATGCGGATAATGCTGAACAAGGTTGAAGGTGGGGCTGGCGACGGCGAGCGTTTCGTCGTGCATTCGCGAGCGGATGATGGCGCGGGCGAGGGCGGTTTTTCCTGCACCCAAGGTGCCTTCCAGCGCCACGACATCGCCGGGCAGGAGCGTGTGTGCAAAAGACGAGGCCCAGGCGGTGAGCGACGGTTCATCCATGGAGGAGGTATGCAGGCGCAGGCGTGTCATTTGATGAGGACGCCCTGGCTGGATTCCTGCTGCGCGGGGGCGGCGGCGAGGGGGAAATAACAGCGTACCACGGTGCCCTTGCCGAGCTGGGAGCGGATGCTGACCGCGCCGCCGTGGAGCTCGGTGAAGCGTTTGACCATCGCCAGGCCGAGGCCCGCGCCCGCCTGCCGCGCGCGGGGAGAGACGCCGCGCCAGAAACGTGTGAAGACATGCGGCAGGTCCTCATCGGGGATGCCCTCGCCCTTGTCTTCCACATACAGGCAGATCGAGTCACCGCATTCTTTGTGGTGCACCCGTTCGGCACCGAGGGTGATGGATTTGTTCTCGTCGGAAAATTTGATGGCATTGGAAAGCAGGTTGTACATGATCTGCTTGATGCGCGTTTCATCGCCGAACATCGGGGGCAGCGCGCCTTCGCACTGAATGGCGAACAGGATGCCGCGTTCGCTCAGGCGCTGCTGGTGCATGGCCTGCACCTCTTTCAATAACGCGGAGACGGGAATGCGCGTGGGAGCGAGCTTGACGTAACCGGCCTCCATGCCCGCCAGATCGAGGATGTTGTTGATGAGGCCCATCAGCTGGCGTGACGAGCTGTGGATGGCGCCGACATATTCTTCCTGCTTGGGGTTGAGTTCGCCGAAATAATGTTTTGCGAGCGCTTCGGAAAAACCCATGATCGAGGTGAGCGGGGAGCGAAGCTCGTAAGACATGTTGGCGAGGAATTCCGTCTTCACGCGGTCGGCTTCTTCCAGCGCCTTGTTCTTGTCGCGCAGGCTTTCCTCCACCAGCATGCCGGCGGTGACGTCGTAGAAGGCGAGCAGGGTGGCGCCGTCGGGCAGGGGGACGTTGCGCCATTCCAGCGCCTTGCCGTCGGTGAGCGTGAGGCGGCCTTCGTGTTTCTGGCGCGAGATGGACTGGGTGATGAGGTTTTCTTTTAGGCCTTCCCAGTTGCTCTGGTTGCGGGAGAGGAGGCTGCGGCAGCTTTCCACCACATCGGCAATGTGGGGTTCGCTGTCAAGGAAGGCGGCGTCCAGCCCCCATAGGTTTGCGTATTCGGGATTGTAAAGTTTCAGGCGGCCATTCTCGGCAAACACGGCGATGCCTTCGTGAAGCTGATCCAGCGTGGCGCGCTGCACGGCGATCAGCGTGTTGTAACTGCGCTCCAGCGCGAGGCGGTCGGTGACGTCCTCGTAGGCGAACATCAGGCCGCCGAGCGCGTGAGGGATGACCAGCACGCGCAGCACGCGGCCGTCGGGCAGGTAGTAATATTCCTCGTGCGTGGTGATGAGATCGGTGAAGAGCTGGAGATTTTGTTTTTTGAAGACCTGGAAATTGGCCTGTTCCGGCAGGCGGCGTTTGGTGCGGAGGTGTTCCAGCAAGTCGCCGTAGGTGGGGTTGGCATCCAGCCAGGATTCATCGAGCTTCCATAGGGTGACGAAGGCGCGGTTCCAGCTGCGTAGGTGCATGTTGGGGCCGTAGATGGCAATGGCGCTGGCGGAGGATTCCAGAAATTGCGCTTGGGCAGATTTGTGGCGTTTCAGCTCATCCTCGGCCTTTTCCTGGCCGCGGATGTCGATGGCGAAACCCAGATAGCCGCCGCGGCCTTCCAGTGGTGTTTCGGTGATGCGATAAAGCACGCGGTCGCCGCCAAAAACGACATGGCAGTCACGGCTTTGCGCGGTTCCGCTTTCCACCGCCAGCTCGGCCACTTCGCGTGTTTTGGGGTTGAGCTCCTGCATGTCGCGGGAATTGCCGAGCTCGTGGCCCAGGAGTTTTTCATAGGCTTCGTTGCATTCGGTGATCGCCAGGTTGCTGTTGCGGACCCACACGGGCACCGGCAGCGTGGACCACCAGCTGCGCCAGCTGTCATTCTCCAGTTTCAGGCGCGCGTTTTCCCGCTTCATCTGCTGTTGGGATTCGATCTGTTCCGTCACATCGCGGAACCAGAGCGTGAAGCCCGGAGGACCTAGGCGACCATCGCGGTCCACGCCGATGCATTCCAGCCAACGGCTGCCGCGGGTGGTGCGCATGAGGCCGAAAAATTCATGGATCTCGCCGCTATAGAATTTTTCCACCGCGCGTGACAGCACACGGAAATCCTCTTCCACCAGCGCGCGCTCCATATCCACCAGGCGGCGTGCGTGATCGTCGATGCGGAGCAGCTCGCGTAGATAGGGGGAGAGCCACTCCATGCGGTCGTCGCTGTTATACATGTAATAGCCGTAGATGCGGTCGGAGATGCTGTCGCGATGGTAATGACGCGGAAAATGACTGCCGAAGCGGCTGTAGGAAAAACGTTCGAACACACGTTCGATGGTGGTGCGGAAAAACAAATAGGCAAGGCCTGAGAGCCCTATGCCCACGAGTATGGCGATGAGACCATAAACCATATCATAGGTGGAAGATTCGGCGGCGCCAGACTCCGCCGCCCATGCGGATGGCGCCAGCAACGCGCAAAAAATGCCAGTGATGCAACTGCGTGCGGACAATGGTTTCTCCGATGCGGGGGCGCCCATTCATGCTTACCATAACAAGATGTAGTATGGCGTGCAATCGCCGCGCATGGTTTATGCCATGGCGGCGCGGCGGCTCAAATATTATGGCGTGCGCGTGGTGATGGCCAGCGCATGCAGCTGGCCGCCCATTTTTCCCTGAAGCGCATCCATCACCATGCGGTGCTGCTGCACGCGCGTTTTGCCTTCAAATCCCTTGTAGAGAACCGTGACGGCATAGTGGTCGCCATCGCCGGCAAGGTCCTTCAGCTCCACCTGCGCATCGGGCAAGGCGGATGTGATGTGGGCGATGATATCGTCGGCATGCATGGGCATGGGGAGGCCTTCTCTGTTTTGTAACCAGGCTTTACTAACATGCGGCCGATAAAGGTGCTATTTCTATGTATTCGATTGTTCCCGAAAGGCTAAATGATGACTGGACGGCGTTTTGCCACATGTTGCGGGCGCAATATGTGGAGTGCGCCTACAAGCCGTGTTATGGCATCACTATTCGCATATTAAAAAACCAGAATATCAGCAATCCAAGCTGGCTTGACCGGCTTGATGCCGCCATGGGCGACCCAGACGCGCTGTGCAGAGTGGCCGAACAGATCGCCCTGGAGTGGGACGGCATGCACACCCGTCTTTGCCGTGAATTGCGACCGGAGCGTTTGCCGCTTGCTGGTATGGATAACCGGGATTTTGAAGGCAGGGCCCTGCATTATGCGGAAGGCGGCTGGGCCGAGCCGCTGGTGGCCGTTTTTCTGAAGATGGTTTTACAGAATGGCGCGCCGGGCCGAGTGGTTGGCGCAGTGGAATGTCTGGCTGCAGAAGAGCGTCAGCTTATGGCAGAATTTACGGGTGTTCTGGAGCGGGCGCATGTGCGCTATAATACACATTACAAGCTGGATGAGCTGGTTGAGGATTATGGCGCCGACAGCGAGATTGTCGCGTTGCGGCAGAAGCATGACGAGACGGTGCGCCGGGATTATGAGAATAAAAGCGGCGTGCCGGTTGATTACAGGGATGATATGCTGGCCTGCCTGCTTCATTCCCGCCCTGGGCGCGGGCATTGACACCCGGTTGCCAGGCCATAAATCTGCCATATTGTTGTGATAAAAAGCAGCGTCACTATGAGTGAGGCTGATTATGCCGTTTGGTGTATTTGATCCGTCTGTCGATCTGCTTGGCGCTTATGCCTACGATGTTCTGGCAAAGACCATCCAGTCCAACGGGATTATTAACGGGGCGCGGTGCTTTGAAATGCCCGTGCTTGGAATCACCTTGCGGATTATCGGAGATGAGTGCATCTCCTCACCCTCATGGCGCGTGCGATTGAATGAAGCGGGCAAGGATAATGAGACCACTGCGCGTGAGATTGACGCGATATTGCACGAGTGGCTGACCATTCGGCCCTCGCTGGATGGGTTGCGCTTCCGGATGATTGGGACATCGGATGAACATGTGCCGGTGCGTGCCAGCCGTTTTATCGATGAAAGCTGGGCGGAGCCAAGCGTGGTTGTATGGCTGGCACATGCGGCGGAAGCCTGTGGCATTCCCAAATCACCGGCGCTGCAGGGCGCGCTTAAGGAGGAATGGGAGCTGCTGTCCGATTTTCGGGACGTGTACCGTGATGCGCACGTGACCTATTATACCAACCTGGAAACGCCGGGCGAGGCCGGAAATATTTCCCCTGAAAACATGCATATGATTCGCGAGTTCAAAGGACCAGAGGCCGTGTTGCGGTATGAGCAGGTGGACCGGGATATCCGCATCGCCGCGGTAGAGGCCGTCTATCCCGATCATCGGGGATGGCCGGGGCCTTATAAAGACAGTGAGCTTGCCCTGTTGTGCCGGGCGTCCGAAGAGGCCCGGCATCTGTAGGTTTTAGCGTTTGTCTGGCAAGGCGACGATTTCGGCCATGCCGTCGGCATCGCTTGGCAGCACGCCCAGGCGACGGGCGACTTCGTGATAGGCTTCGGCGACGCCGCCCATATCGTGACGGAAGCGGTCCTTGTCCATTTTTTCATTAGTCTCGAAGTCCCACAGGCGGCAGGAATCGGGGCTGATTTCATCGGCCAGCAGAATCTGCAGCTGATTATTCTCCACGCGGCGGCCAAACTCGATTTTGAAATCGATCAGGCGGATGCCGATGCCGCTGAAGAGGCCGCACAGGAAATCATTGATGCGA
This window encodes:
- a CDS encoding BolA/IbaG family iron-sulfur metabolism protein; this encodes MPMHADDIIAHITSALPDAQVELKDLAGDGDHYAVTVLYKGFEGKTRVQQHRMVMDALQGKMGGQLHALAITTRTP